In Centropristis striata isolate RG_2023a ecotype Rhode Island chromosome 8, C.striata_1.0, whole genome shotgun sequence, the genomic window TCGCCCTCTTTCATCTGCAAACTGATGGGGAGTACAGTAGCCTATTGTTAGTTTCACCATGCAGGCGGTTTATATGATGTCAGCTGAGCAGTAAACAACCTCAAAGGCCACAGAAAACActtgcaaaatatatttttaagttgaTTTTCTCggtttccatttttccagcatgCCCTGAAAGCAGCAGTAGACACTTGGCCTGTTGCTGTCTTCTTCCTGTAGacttgctgctgcagctgtttcactagaacagtttttttttttctttcattcagtGCATGCTATTCTTCTGGAAGTTAAAACAAGCAGGAAGATGTTGAATGTGTCTCGGCTTGTTTCCGTTGTCATCGAGCCAGTTGTTCTCCTTCTGCAAAGTTGGTGTTATGCAACTGTAATGTTGTGTTCCAGCCACGGCAGCAAACCGCCACTGTTGTCAGACTATCCTTGGACCTTGTTCCATTAATGAATCCACCCCTTTACAGAGCCAGAGTGAAGCACATGCAAGACTTTTCCCACTGGCCTcttctttttaaagtcaaagttcagctgtttcctccccagactaattttaaaaaatcttataTTTGACCCTTGTAAACTCTGTCTCATGACTTTTCTCTGACCTCTGCAGAATGCGGCCATGTAGGCGACCTTTAGGAGGCTGAACTCGGACCTTTAATGCAGAGAGGCCTGACTGTGGCTGTGCACAAATGACCTTTAAACAAACCCATAATAGGTTTAATATAGACTCTGGTAACCCCAAGATAAAGTTACATTTTGAATGTCAGTGTCTTAACTTTACTGTACTCTGCTTGACCCATGCAgacttgttgctgctgttgactTTAGAAAAATCAAGTTTGCACATGAGGGCAAACATTTGGGTCTGTGCACAGTACAATATGTATCAGTTTTAAGAAGTTACACCATATTTTAGAGTTTCAAGTCTGAACAAATCTGATGCTTGTGTTATAATTTAAGTGCTGCTGCAACAAGCCTTAATGATGTAAAGAAGCATTTAACAGCAGCTGAATACACAAATAACTACGATTTAATTATTGCACAATGATGTTTAGTAAATCGTTGTCCATTAAAGGCCTGTCAATCACTTATAGGGAGATGGTTGATTCCTGtcctgtgcctttttttagtaaagtGATGGTTGACCTTCTTGTTTGCATTTGAAATATGGGCTGAGccttaatcatgtttaaaagaCTGGACTAAATTCATCACTTTAATCCAGATGGTTCGTGAAATGTTGTGCAGGGCTTCAaccaacaattattttcattatcgattagtTTGCCTTTTATATTCTAGATTAATCAATTTATCATATCGtccacaaaatgtcagaaaatagtccaaggtgatgtcttaaaagtcttgttttgtcagtgtaAACCCttaaaatagtaattttaatatgatttaaaacagaaaaagcaggACATTTCCcacatttgagaggctgaaaacaacacttctgactttttttcataaagaTTAGTGATCATTTGATaatcaaaatagttggcaaCCATTTTTCTGTTACTCTAGGTATCAATTAGTTGACTAACCATTACAGTTGTAAAGCTGTGGGAAGAAGTGCATCTGTATTCTTGTACTTGGCAGCAGCTCAGGGTGGTTCTCTAGTGGTTAGACAGGCTGCCCTTTTAACTGACAGACCCATTTTTCAAGCCATAATTTTAGCTCAAGTAACCCTTGGAATCCctctctgttttatatatgcAGTTAATTTCTTATCCAATAAaggaaaatggtgaaaaatgtctatttaATTTAGAGTAACACCTACTACATGGCCTACACAAACACTTCTTCTCTCTGCTCACAGAGGTGGTTTGCGGTGCTCCTTCAATCTACCTGGACTTTGCCCGGTCCAAGCTGGACGCCAAGTTCGGCGTTGCTGCTCAGAACTGCTACAAAGTTCCCAAGGGTGCCTTCACTGGGGAGATCAGGTATGTGATGGGTCCATCAGAGGAAAAGGAGCAGGGCTGGATCATGAGCAGATAGAGATGGATATATCAATTTATACTGATAGCGGAAATCCAGGAAAAATAGCTCCAGTTACTTTTGGTTATTAGGTTATCTatcaaatgtataaatgtacaattatagtctttattattattttttcagtaaaagAATAAATTCCTGTAAGTCATTCTACAGAAATGATGACTTTGTATcgcaaaataatgagaaactttctcaaaatatacaaatttatTCCGTTTTAAATGCTTATTATTTTGCAATACTAAGTCTTACTTTGAGATACTAACTTTATATTTTGGTTTCTCAATATTTTGAGATGCCAATTAATTATTTCAAGAATGTATCTCAGTATAATGACTTGCAGGATCTTTTCTGTATTCCCCATGTTGCTGGAAATGTGCTTCCATAGTAATTAACCCTTGCAGATTTTATTATTTAGCGTTTATTGTGTGAATATCTGTGTTCAGCCCTGCGATGATCAAGGACTGTGGAGTGAACTGGGTGATCCTGGGACACTCTGAGAGACGCCACGTCTTCGGCGAGAGTGATGAGGTAATGCTGGATGATTTTATCTTGATCCTTCAGTTTGCATCAGCTTTAACGATGCTGAGTGCTAAATGGGAAGCGTTGCATCCttttacattaataaaacattccAAACACACCGTCCCTCCTGTGTGCACCTTGTGATTAGATgcttgtctgtgtttgtgttgttagcTCATCGGTCAGAAGACCGCCCACGCTCTGGAGAGCGGCCTCGGTGTCATCGCCTGCATCGGAGAGAAGCTGGACGAGAGAGAGGGCGGCACCACCGAGAAGGTCGTCTTCGCTCAGACCAAGTTCATCGCAGGTAGGCGACCTCTAACGGCTCCATTATAGAGTTTATAGGCATAGCATTGGACAGGGtctaaatcagggatgggcaactggaggcccgggggctgcaTACGGCGCGCCCCCTCTATTgtagtggccctcagtacaactacatacatttgagcatgaaatcttaaaagcgcAGTGTAAAGATGCACAAAAtcacttcttgcaattaatgttggtctgctgttcttgcactaaaaaaaaaaaaaaaaaatcacagtaagtggttattttttatttgcttcaaaccgtttgtattcctatttatactgttatacactgcaaattagttgtttcttaagataaaacaaacgtTTGTAAAACGTTCATAAAACaaagaagtgttagataatttatcttgttttaagagttaatttcttattttaagtgttcaacatgcttatttcaagatttaataatcttaattcaagaaatcttgtcaagtgaaattatctgtccatgatATAtgaagatcatttccctcagatgggtggatatcttgtttttagacacccctcttttgcagtgtacatgcatttgagcatgaaatatgttaaattgtaaatatatttaaaattgcagtttcatatctggttaagtgcccGGTCCTATATGTGACCCTGTGATAGTGATagcgatgaaaaattgtggccccctccagcatttaagttgcccatccctggtctaaatGTTgcaacacacatttcagggGAGGATTGTGCAAGCCAGAGTGTGGTGGGAATCAGAAAACTTGCGAAATATAAATTCACGTCTTATCACACGCTTCTTTCACAGACAATGTAAAGGACTGGAGCAAGGTCGTGCTTGCTTATGAGCCCGTGTGGGCCATTGGCACCGGCAAGACTGCCTCCCCACAGCAGGTAAATATAAGTAACCACTGAAATAAGATTACCACAATGTCTTCCCATAACTCGTCATAATGCGTGTGCTTCCTGTGTGATGTCTCAGGCTCAGGAAGTTCATGACAAACTGAGGGGCTGGCTGAAGACCAACGTGTCCGAGGCTGTGGCCAACTCTGTGAGGATCATCTACGGAGGTCAGTCGGTGTGACGAGcttgtcattattttgttattttgatttccagtgctggaatgtaactaagtacattgactcaagtactgtatttcaGTGCAACTTTGAGgtattttacttcagtatttccattttatgtccctttatacttctactacactacattttgaggcaaatattgttctttttactccactgtatttagctgacagctttagttacttttcagatcaagatttaacacattttttaaaattgacttAAACCTAATAACAGTGTATTAGCTAGTTAAAATGAGAAACTAAAAATGTTGCTTATtgctacataaatgcatcaataaaaatactccattatatataaaacaatctgaggcCATTTCAcatacttttgatattttaagtacattttgatgctgattttattcaggacttttacttgtagtgtagCATTAATACTTTTACCTAACCCTCATGATGTGTTGGTTTCATGTTCAACAATTGTTTTTGTTCCtggtcaaaaatgaccattAAGACTCATcataaaaactgtaataatacatatattatCACTACTTGTTGCGATAGATATTTGTATCAACTTAAGTTCTTGTGAACATTACAAGttcaaacttctatttgttaTTTATGGCCTGTATAGCTCATTGATCTGAGCTTATACATTTTGAATTCGAGTtctaaaaaacataatttctggaTTATTTTAACTATAAGAAAAAAGGGATCTGAAGACTCACTTTGATCTCATAAACCTGTTCTTCCTCTCAGGCTCTGTGACCGGTGGCACCTGCAAAGAGCTCGCCTCCCAGAAGGACGTTGATGGTTTCCTCGTCGGCGGAGCTTCCCTCAAGCCAGAGTTTGTCGAGATCATGAACgccaaagtttaaaaaagccCTGCTGCTGCAACGTGACCACGTCCAGATCAGAGGCCAGCTCCATCATCCCTCACTCTAAGCACTTAGTCCTCTCCCCCTTTTTAGTCAAAAGTATTCGTGTAATGGTGTCATTCCCTCCTTTTCCTTTATATCTTTTGGTTATATTTTGTCATGAAGAAAAGGGACAGGTTGACACATGCACTGTACCGCACTGAGAAGTCCACCGAGAATAGTCTGTGTGCATACTAACTTCTACACCAAGTGCTCAAGCTGTAAAGACTGACAACTACACCTTGAGGTGGACGGCCAGTCCACGCCTTTACTTGAAAagtttaccaacttttttttgcgTAAACAGTGTCACAGCTCTTTGTCAATcagatttatttgtctttttaatatcGACGTCTCTTCTGTGTGATTATGATGTTCTGTGGCTTTTACCTCCCTGTAGACGTGCATGATCCGCTCTCCCATTGGCTGCTCTGCCGAGAGGGAAGCGTCCATTACGTGTTAACCATATTGTGTCATGGCCGATGGGCAGAAGGGTGGGAGGCTGTAAGgaaacattataataaactgTTTAGAGACTGTTTCAGTGTCGTGTGTCTTGATTAAGAATGGGTATCATTCAAACACTTTCAATACCTGCTCCTGACTGATACTCCATACCAATTTAAATAATACAAgtacatctcaatacattagaatatcatggaaaagtccagtaatttccagtagttcaagtcaaatagccccaaccaattattgagtgcatatagatggaggccaacatttccatattaaacatactttttaaaattgttcttttgtaatattaaaagtttaggtcttcattaaatgtaagccatagtcattataattagaagaaattaaataaattaagacattaaatgtttcattctgtgtgcaaTGGACCTAAATAATGTGTTACTTGCATAACACGTGACATAAAAATAACTTCTaccatattctaatttattgagatgcacctgtattatgCATGCCCTCTACAATATTTttagttgtatttttaatttcctttaCACCTATGAAAGGCTCACTGTGGTCAAGCTTCTAAAGATACCTCAACACACACTTGGCTCTCCGACATGCATCATTAAACAGCCAATCACCAGCTTTATTAAATCTTGTCACAAGTTTGCTGCATGCTTATTGGCTCCCTAATGCTCAGATTTACTACTTAAGCACTGAAATATGGtttagaaatatttcaaaacTCTGCAGCATTCTAGCGATGTGGTTGGTTTCTAAAAGGTTCATATCAtgactttaaaaacacagtttttataAGAGCTCGACCAATATGGGATTTGTGAGACCAATGCgaattttagaggggaaaatgaATTGATATGGTGACtgatatagcattttttttatggctGGAATGAagatagaccttttttatgtggatttttcgctttttcaccactctgcaaatttCCCCAGGGAGCTACTTTCTCAcacatattaaataatatttaacattgttaaatACACTATTATACAAacagtgtattacattgtcagctaATTCTATAGATGAGGGCATGTCATGcggcaaaatgactaaaaatagatgcaaaccCGAGAATCAATATGGCCACAAAGAgatacacaattattaaaaatgatatgcaaaatgactgaaaacagacataatcaataataaaataaatagctaaataaacatcattactgtttaGTTTCAGTTGCTGtctattttttaaagcaaaaaaaagaatataaacattaacagtgaacaccatttctaaataacccaagcaacattttctgcattgaaTATAGTGTGTGAAAATATGTTTCATAATGGCACGTATCAGACAGCACTAATACTGATATGCATACCCAGTACCCAatctgtcgggctctagtttttatatttaattgggATTCCTACTTGTGTATACAATATTTACTAGTAGGTTTCATAACCTGCTGTGTGTGCTAATAATCCCAGTGGTATTCTCAGGATGGCTGAGAGAGTATCTCATTACAGAAGTGACCTCCTGTTAAGACAATGCCATGCAGAAAAAGCATTTGACTGCTATTTTTAACACAGACACAGCAGTGAAAGACTCGTGTATCTGGATGAAACTGTAGCTCTGTCATTTACAAACTTATGAGTTTACATACAGAAACTAATGTTCATTAGACTGTGAAACCACATCTTGTGTTTGTTGTAACAAGGCTTTATTTCCACATTAGAGAAGTGTTCCATAAAgccatttattaaattattattttggttaGTCTGACTAATTTTCTGGTGATTCAGTTCCTTAAAGCAAATTCAAAATAGTTGAAGCTCAGTTATGGTGACTGGCAGCAAACTTTGAGgtcaaaatgtcaaacacaATCAGTCGCAAGTCTGTCTTCAGCAAACTCTCggttttaaacaaatattagaTAATTTCCCCGTTTTAGACAGtgtctttgtttcctttgtaatctcaatatgttgaaacaACCACTGAACCACTTCCTTCCATCGACCATGTGCCTGTAGCTACAGTATGTACAGGAGGAGAATACTTGGAGAATGTGATGTAATTCAATGCAATCGctgttatataatatacaatttctttctttctttcttttttacataaaaatgggAACATAACAGACATGtcagcattattattatctttttgcCCAAAGACGAGATATAACATTGctttatttataaaacaaaacaactattgGGTATTATTTGGTGTCTTTGAACTCtaagatatacacacacatgaagtgtaataataataataataataataataataacaacacaataTTAGCACATTTCCATTTATTGACTCTGACtatttctacaattctacaatgtcatttatcagacgcttttatccaaagcgacatacaaatgagagttaccgtaatacaacacaagcaaggatgaagtcaaaaaACATAGTaagagtaagtgccatgggtcaagtttgagtccattaggacacaagtgcttttaggttgcGAGGCCAGGTAGGGTCttattttcctgatgttgtacagggcgaATCGACAAGATCTGGCAattgaggacacatgaaccttgaaggtcagttggtcatcaatcatgacacccaggtttcgtgcagagcttgtgggcacaagttgcattgatccaagctgaagattgataggctgaAATAAGGTGGGACGCGGTTGGATGACGAGGAGCTCCATCTTtgagaggttgagctgaaggtgATATTCTGTCATCCAGAGATGGAGATGTCCACAAGACAAGCAGAGATGCGGGCCGAGACTGTGGGGTCGTTTGGTGGGAAGGAAaggaacagctgggtatcatcggcgtaacaatggtatgagaagccatgattgCGGATGATTGTGCCAAGTGAGGTGGTGTAAATTAAGAAGAAAGGGGGGCCTAAcactgatccttgaggcaccccagtggaaaggttttgtagtttggaGACTTCTCCCTTCCAAGATACTCTAAAAGATCTCCCTGATAGGTAGGATGCGAACCATCTGAGGGCAGAACCTGAAATACCAAGTTCTATGAGTGTAGAGAGGGAGATATGGTGGTTAACCGTGTTGAAGGCTGCAGAGAGGTTCAGCAGCAATAGAGCTGATGATTGGCCACCTGCTCGAGCTAGACACAGTGATTCTGTTACAGACAGGAGTGCGGTCTCAGTAGAGTGACCCTGCTTGAAGCCAGACTGATTTCGATCATACAGGTTGTTCTCATAAAGAAACACGGAGACTTGGTTCAAGAATCTGCGCTCCAGAATTTTTGAGAGGAATGGTAAGAGTGACACAGGTCTGTAGTTTCCCACCTGTGTCGGGTCCAGGACTTAGTGTGTATTTCcatgtgaccaaaaaaaaaaaaaaaaagaaaagttactTGCCCAAAGTTTGACCCTGTTTTTCAAgatttttgaccaatcagaacaactgttgtgtcattttttcttgatcatactaaatattgtttttgggCACACATTGATTATTGAATCAGCACATTTTGTGTTATGCATTGCACTGCATTGTATGAAACgtgttccttttattttgtccaCCCCCCTCTGCAGCCTGGCGTCCTGCCTGTGCACTCCGgtgcagcagggggcgctgccgCCCTGCAGCGAGCTCTCTGAGCGGCTCAGGCTCATCATGTCCGTGTTTACAAGCGAAGCGTGACGTTCAGGGACTCGCTCGAATACGTCTCATAGCGTAACTGAAAGCTATTAATTCTCTTTATAAACGTCAAAATGCTGTCACTGAAAGCTTTTCTCAGCGAGAGACTGACGGCGGCGG contains:
- the tpi1b gene encoding triosephosphate isomerase B, with amino-acid sequence MSRKFFVGGNWKMNGDKKSLGELIQTMNAAKVDPNVEVVCGAPSIYLDFARSKLDAKFGVAAQNCYKVPKGAFTGEISPAMIKDCGVNWVILGHSERRHVFGESDELIGQKTAHALESGLGVIACIGEKLDEREGGTTEKVVFAQTKFIADNVKDWSKVVLAYEPVWAIGTGKTASPQQAQEVHDKLRGWLKTNVSEAVANSVRIIYGGSVTGGTCKELASQKDVDGFLVGGASLKPEFVEIMNAKV